From one Rubrobacter xylanophilus genomic stretch:
- a CDS encoding tetratricopeptide repeat protein — protein MSRVLFKISAGFLVLALALLALSLALSDYYLAKQRELAISGDLRGAMEASRVAVRLDPFDEEALEARASLLQQQGRSEEALDVLREAVERDPNNYLPHLILGNLQLSLGRFQEAEESYRDVLRLNPRASAASTGLAQALIRQGELEEARRVYERLLRRGEITYLGLYDLGRLCVRTGEPEKGYRYIMRARRQAASGMGKLDEAARERRRELIESMDLALADALVVQGDYVRARRMIAQSNSEQAPALLHLLDTDPEGYRRSVLDSEIY, from the coding sequence ATGAGCCGGGTGCTGTTCAAGATCTCTGCGGGGTTCCTCGTGCTGGCGCTCGCGCTGCTGGCCCTCTCTCTTGCTCTGTCCGACTACTACCTGGCCAAGCAGCGCGAGCTCGCCATCTCCGGGGATCTCCGGGGGGCTATGGAGGCCTCGCGGGTCGCCGTGCGGTTGGATCCCTTCGACGAGGAGGCGCTCGAGGCCCGGGCCTCCCTGCTGCAGCAGCAGGGACGCAGCGAGGAGGCTCTGGATGTGCTCCGGGAGGCCGTGGAGCGGGATCCCAACAACTACCTGCCGCATCTCATCCTGGGCAATCTGCAGCTCTCGCTCGGGCGTTTCCAGGAGGCCGAGGAGAGCTACCGGGACGTGCTCAGGCTCAACCCCCGGGCCAGCGCGGCCAGCACGGGGCTGGCGCAGGCGCTCATCCGGCAGGGCGAGCTGGAGGAGGCCCGCCGGGTCTACGAGCGGCTTTTGCGGAGGGGGGAGATCACCTACCTCGGCCTCTACGATCTCGGTCGTTTGTGCGTGAGGACCGGGGAGCCGGAGAAGGGGTACCGCTACATAATGCGGGCCCGGCGGCAGGCGGCTTCCGGGATGGGCAAGCTCGACGAGGCCGCCAGGGAGCGGCGGCGGGAGCTCATAGAGTCCATGGACCTCGCCCTCGCCGACGCGCTCGTCGTGCAGGGAGACTATGTCCGAGCCCGGCGGATGATCGCGCAGAGTAACTCCGAGCAGGCACCGGCGCTGCTGCACCTTCTGGACACCGATCCCGAGGGGTACCGGCGGTCGGTGCTGGACAGTGAGATCTACTGA
- a CDS encoding sulfotransferase, translating into MRGGGPYGRRGPVELLAGTLYLDLDRDPRTAVLLAGSGRSGTSWVSTLINCRNEYRYVFEPFEPRRVPRFAGLGRRRYLRREEAGEEFLAAVRAVLSGRLRSRWADRFNRKFVSRRRLVKEIRANLMLGWLRENFPQTPMLLLLRHPFAVAASRARLGWRDNLEEMLGQPKLLEDFLSPFEAELRRASTPFERHVLAWCVENLVPLRQLSAREVGLLFYEEILLHPEEGLRPAFAALGRPVPPEALAAARRARRGGLEGWRALVGEDELLRGLKALRSFGLDRVYGAGPLPDRSGALAIMREGVAGGARE; encoded by the coding sequence TTGAGAGGCGGCGGTCCCTACGGACGGCGCGGGCCGGTGGAGCTTCTCGCCGGCACCCTCTACCTCGACCTCGATCGGGATCCGCGCACCGCCGTGCTTCTCGCCGGGAGCGGCCGCAGCGGCACGAGCTGGGTGTCCACCCTGATCAACTGCCGCAACGAGTACCGGTACGTCTTCGAGCCGTTCGAACCGCGGCGGGTGCCGCGGTTCGCCGGGCTGGGACGCCGGCGGTACCTGCGGCGGGAGGAGGCGGGGGAGGAGTTCCTCGCGGCGGTGCGGGCGGTTCTCTCCGGGAGGCTCCGCTCCCGGTGGGCCGACCGGTTCAACCGGAAGTTCGTCTCCCGGCGGCGGCTGGTCAAGGAGATCCGGGCGAACCTGATGCTGGGGTGGCTGCGGGAGAACTTCCCGCAGACGCCGATGCTCCTGCTGCTGCGGCACCCCTTCGCCGTGGCCGCCTCCCGGGCGCGTCTCGGGTGGCGCGACAACCTGGAGGAGATGCTGGGGCAGCCGAAGCTGCTGGAGGACTTCCTCTCGCCCTTCGAGGCGGAGCTCCGGCGGGCCTCCACGCCGTTCGAGCGGCACGTGCTGGCCTGGTGCGTCGAGAACCTGGTGCCCCTGAGGCAGCTCTCTGCCCGCGAGGTCGGGCTGCTCTTCTACGAGGAGATCCTGCTGCATCCGGAGGAGGGGCTGCGCCCGGCGTTCGCCGCCCTCGGCCGGCCGGTGCCCCCGGAGGCCCTGGCGGCGGCGCGGAGAGCGCGGCGCGGGGGGCTGGAGGGCTGGAGGGCGCTGGTGGGAGAAGATGAGCTGCTGCGGGGGCTTAAGGCGCTGCGGTCGTTCGGTCTGGACCGGGTCTACGGCGCGGGGCCGCTCCCGGACCGCTCCGGGGCGCTCGCGATCATGCGCGAGGGGGTGGCCGGTGGTGCCCGGGAGTAG
- a CDS encoding CpsD/CapB family tyrosine-protein kinase yields MESRATRDFGEARRLLSPESPLRRHYEELAANLVAEGGGAKSVVVTAPEPGAGCTSVCLGLGAALAGSGRPTAVVDCNLDRPHLHRVVGGANFVGLTSGLDGRRPLESYGREVLPGLLVVPTGPVTSSPRALLEGEGLVEAIRRLEEGREMVLLDAPVVGELLGSPALLGGFDGVLLVVHASRTSRRVAREATDDLVEAGANLLGVVLNGAHGARMS; encoded by the coding sequence GTGGAATCCCGAGCTACGAGGGACTTCGGAGAGGCGCGGAGGCTGCTCTCCCCCGAATCCCCGCTGCGCAGGCACTACGAGGAGCTGGCGGCCAACCTGGTCGCCGAGGGGGGAGGAGCGAAGAGCGTCGTGGTCACCGCCCCCGAGCCGGGAGCAGGGTGCACCAGCGTGTGCCTGGGTCTCGGGGCAGCGCTGGCCGGCAGCGGTCGTCCCACGGCGGTCGTCGACTGCAACCTCGACCGCCCGCACCTGCACCGGGTCGTCGGGGGGGCGAACTTCGTCGGCCTGACGAGCGGGCTCGACGGGCGGCGGCCGCTCGAGAGTTACGGGCGCGAAGTTCTGCCAGGGCTGCTCGTCGTCCCGACGGGCCCGGTCACCTCTAGCCCCCGCGCCCTCCTGGAGGGGGAAGGACTCGTCGAGGCCATCCGGAGGCTAGAGGAGGGGCGGGAGATGGTGCTCCTCGACGCGCCCGTCGTGGGGGAGCTTCTCGGCTCCCCCGCCCTGCTGGGCGGCTTCGACGGCGTCCTCCTCGTCGTCCATGCCTCCCGAACCTCCCGCAGGGTCGCCCGGGAGGCGACCGACGACCTGGTCGAGGCCGGTGCCAACCTGCTCGGCGTGGTATTGAACGGTGCGCATGGGGCCCGGATGTCCTAG
- a CDS encoding O-antigen ligase family protein produces the protein MSEKTHRSSRVPERWSRWERSKEQKDRRPGRLLAAFKALVLLVIVVVTGYGMLDVNLVGDERMLPFAAGLLALLFVTLFVRGFYADVPTVGWVLVGFMGALVGIKGFSMLWTLSESETIKETLRSSMYLAVFLMALAALSSWRQVWPLVDMVCLIVGGVAGYGLLQKLEPLQYPVASLDGVRVDSTLGYSNTAAVVLAMGVVLALARMARMRGVFFRGVYAVLLLAFLAALYLTVSRGGIGSLALGLVMLLALANNRLQTLANLMLALLPGVWLWWSTRGLEGLLQQGATDEQRVAAGEVFGEHLAVALVAAFVLQVGYAFLVNRYELLPPGRRLLGGAFAAAGVAAVVAAGILVVSQYGGMVRAYQELVSNPNQTQNVAQRLASLSIGFREDYWRVAWEEWMEHPLTGSGAGTFTYTWFRERPVSTGVRQVHNLYLEQGTETGVFAFAALVGFVVLLLGYTARAAWRSGTRNERRMLLSGLTCALAVYLISSVFEWHWYIPPSTLLFFFLAGVAVKVASRADWPEPEEGGGSGRD, from the coding sequence GTGAGCGAGAAGACGCACCGGAGTTCAAGAGTGCCAGAGCGGTGGTCCCGCTGGGAGAGGTCCAAAGAGCAGAAGGATCGCCGGCCCGGCAGGCTGCTCGCCGCGTTCAAGGCGCTGGTGTTGCTCGTGATCGTCGTGGTCACCGGCTACGGGATGCTCGACGTGAACCTCGTGGGCGACGAGCGGATGCTCCCCTTTGCCGCGGGACTTTTGGCGCTTCTCTTCGTGACCCTCTTCGTGCGGGGCTTCTACGCCGACGTGCCGACCGTCGGTTGGGTGCTGGTGGGGTTCATGGGGGCGCTGGTGGGCATCAAGGGGTTCTCCATGCTCTGGACGCTGAGCGAGTCGGAGACCATAAAGGAGACGCTGCGCTCCTCGATGTACCTGGCGGTCTTCCTGATGGCGCTCGCGGCGCTCTCCTCCTGGCGGCAGGTCTGGCCGCTGGTGGACATGGTGTGCCTGATCGTGGGCGGGGTGGCCGGCTACGGGCTCTTGCAGAAGCTGGAGCCCTTGCAGTACCCGGTGGCCTCCCTCGACGGGGTTCGTGTGGACTCCACGCTGGGCTACTCCAACACCGCCGCCGTTGTGCTCGCGATGGGCGTGGTGCTCGCTCTGGCCAGGATGGCCCGGATGCGTGGCGTGTTCTTCAGGGGGGTGTACGCGGTGCTGCTGCTCGCCTTCCTGGCGGCGCTCTACCTCACCGTCTCGCGGGGTGGGATAGGTTCTCTGGCGCTCGGCCTCGTGATGCTCCTGGCGCTGGCCAACAACCGGCTCCAGACGCTGGCCAACCTGATGCTCGCCCTGCTCCCGGGGGTCTGGCTGTGGTGGAGCACCCGTGGTCTCGAAGGCCTCCTGCAGCAGGGGGCCACCGACGAGCAGAGGGTCGCGGCCGGGGAGGTCTTCGGCGAGCACCTCGCCGTGGCCCTGGTCGCCGCCTTCGTCCTGCAGGTCGGGTACGCCTTTCTGGTCAACCGCTACGAGCTTCTGCCGCCTGGGCGCCGGCTGCTCGGCGGGGCCTTCGCCGCCGCCGGGGTCGCGGCGGTGGTGGCCGCGGGGATCCTCGTCGTGAGTCAGTACGGCGGAATGGTACGGGCCTACCAGGAGCTCGTCAGCAACCCCAACCAGACCCAGAACGTCGCCCAGCGCCTCGCCTCGCTCAGCATAGGCTTTCGGGAGGACTACTGGCGGGTGGCATGGGAGGAGTGGATGGAGCATCCGCTCACCGGCAGCGGCGCCGGGACCTTCACCTACACCTGGTTCAGGGAGCGCCCGGTGAGCACCGGCGTTAGACAGGTCCATAACCTCTACCTGGAGCAGGGGACGGAGACCGGGGTTTTCGCATTTGCGGCGCTGGTGGGCTTCGTGGTCCTGCTTCTGGGGTACACCGCCCGGGCTGCCTGGCGCTCCGGGACGCGCAACGAGCGGCGGATGCTCCTCTCGGGCCTCACCTGTGCGCTGGCCGTCTACCTGATCTCCTCGGTGTTCGAGTGGCACTGGTATATCCCTCCCTCGACGCTGCTGTTCTTCTTCCTGGCCGGTGTGGCCGTGAAGGTGGCCTCGCGTGCGGACTGGCCGGAGCCGGAGGAAGGGGGTGGCTCCGGGCGGGATTGA